A stretch of Triticum aestivum cultivar Chinese Spring chromosome 1D, IWGSC CS RefSeq v2.1, whole genome shotgun sequence DNA encodes these proteins:
- the LOC123181204 gene encoding benzyl alcohol O-benzoyltransferase, protein MAGPAASLRFTVRRKAAELVTPAGPTPRELKRLSDIDDQDGLRFHIPVIQFYRRDASMGGRDPASVIRDAVARALVHYYPFAGRLRELEGRKLAVDCTGEGVLFIEADADVRLEHFGDALQPPFPGLEELVFDVPGSSEVLGTPLLLFQVTRLACGGFILAVRLMHTMADAQGLVQFLAAVAELARGAAAPSVRPVWERELLEARNPPRPGFAHREYDEVPDTKGTIVPLDDMAHRSFFFGAREVAAIRSHLAPGLRKRATTFEVLTGSLWKCRTVALAPDADEVMRMICIVNARGGKQGGASAIPAGYYGNAFAFPVAVSASGDLCAKPLSYAVKLVKEAKSEVDVEYMRSVADLMVQRGRPHFTVVRAYLASDVTKAGFGDLDFGWGRPVYGGPAKGGVGAIPGVASFLIPFKNGKGEDGIVIPMCLPGPAMDKFVEEMGKLLRPAVDVPDMFPAMIKSAL, encoded by the exons ATGGCGGGCCCAGCGGCGTCGTTGAGGTTCACGGTGAGGAGGAAGGCGGCCGAGCTGGTCACGCCGGCCGGGCCGACGCCACGGGAGCTGAAGCGTCTCTCGGACATCGACGACCAGGATGGCCTGCGGTTTCACATCCCCGTCATCCAGTTCTACCGGCGCGACGCGTCCATGGGCGGCAGGGACCCGGCGTCGGTGATCCGGGACGCCGTGGCCAGGGCGCTCGTGCACTACTACCCGTTCGCCGGCCGGCTGAGGGAGCTTGAGGGTCGTAAGCTCGCCGTCGACTGCACCGGCGAGGGCGTGCTGTTCATCgaggccgacgccgacgtgcgcctgGAGCACTTCGGCGACGCCCTGCAGCCGCCCTTCCCGGGGCTCGAGGAGCTCGTCTTCGACGTCCCCGGGTCGTCCGAAGTCCTCGGCACCCCACTCCTCCTCTTCCAG GTGACACGCCTGGCGTGTGGAGGCTTCATCCTGGCGGTGCGGCTGATGCACACGATGGCGGACGCGCAGGGGCTGGTGCAGTTCCTGGCCGCCGTGGCGGAGCTGGCGCGAGGCGCGGCGGCGCCGTCGGTGCGGCCGGTGTGGGAACGGGAGCTGCTGGAGGCGCGGAACCCGCCGCGCCCTGGCTTCGCGCACCGGGAGTACGACGAGGTGCCGGACACCAAGGGCACCATCGTGCCGCTCGACGACATGGCGCACCGCTCCTTCTTCTTCGGGGCCCGGGAGGTCGCCGCCATCCGGTCCCACCTGGCGCCGGGCCTCCGGAAGCGCGCCACCACGTTCGAGGTCCTCACGGGAAGCCTGTGGAAGTGCCGCACCGTGGCGCtggcccccgacgccgacgaggtgaTGCGGATGATCTGCATCGTCAACGCCCGCGGCGGCAAGCAGGGCGGCGCGAGCGCCATCCCGGCAGGCTACTACGGGAACGCGTTCGCCTTCCCGGTGGCCGTGTCGGCCTCCGGCGACCTGTGCGCGAAGCCCCTGAGctacgccgtgaagctggtgaaggaggccaAGTCGGAGGTGGACGTGGAGTACATGCGGTCCGTGGCGGACCTGATGGTGCAGCGCGGGCGGCCGCACTTCACGGTGGTGCGCGCGTACCTGGCGTCGGACGTGACCAAGGCCGGGTTCGGCGACCTGGACTTCGGTTGGGGCAGGCCGGTGTACGGCGGGCCGGCGAAGGGCGGCGTGGGCGCCATCCCCGGGGTGGCCAGCTTCCTGATCCCGTTCAAGAACGGCAAGGGCGAGGACGGCATCGTGATCCCCATGTGCCTGCCTGGCCCCGCCATGGACAAGTTCGTGGAGGAGATGGGCAAGCTGCTGCGCCCGGCCGTCGACGTCCCCGACATGTTCCCCGCCATGATCAAATCTGCGCTCTGA